A window from Candidatus Bathyarchaeota archaeon encodes these proteins:
- a CDS encoding DNA topoisomerase I has translation MKHVMKSLKHNGIYVPPYDSKGFTVKIQGQTFKLTEKTEPMAMAWTRRILSTTIAPPDKVFKLNFMREFLGKLKEENPQATILEGFTNKYLDQIENSPDPQNDGGKPLALDIDFSQVTRYVEADKAAKLAVSKEEKKKQAEERKEARQKLRDHFGYAEVDGQRLEVANWTAEPSCLFAGRGDHPQRGKWKEGPSQEDITLNLSPNTPNPEGWKGKVTWEPNKMYVAKWIDKLTGKVKYVWFSDTAFLKQNREMEKFKKAENLGKQIGQVEKHILKNLEAKELERRKVATVAWLIFAVNMRVGDEKDPDEADTVGAITLRDEHISIEGDQVTFDFLGKDSVRWVKTIQAPAAVVKNLAAFKKDKSVQYLFEGIDSKKVSRFLSEKVPKLTAKVFRTWKCTKTLKEELDKSRVTKADPDYKKTYAAKMANFKVAEVANHKRKIPPTFDQRVAEKEANLKELQVQLKTKKAEGKKVESIEARIERAKLDIELTKLTREYNLGTSLKSYIDPTAYVKWAKKVKFDIEKFYPKTLRSKFSWALQQKRKTEESCPESECITP, from the coding sequence TTGAAGCATGTTATGAAGAGTTTAAAGCACAATGGCATATACGTGCCCCCATACGACTCCAAAGGCTTCACCGTAAAAATCCAAGGGCAAACCTTCAAGCTTACAGAAAAAACCGAGCCTATGGCGATGGCGTGGACACGCAGAATCCTCTCCACCACCATAGCGCCACCAGACAAAGTGTTCAAACTGAATTTTATGCGGGAATTTCTCGGCAAACTCAAAGAAGAAAACCCCCAAGCCACCATACTTGAGGGCTTTACCAACAAATATCTGGATCAAATCGAGAATTCTCCAGACCCCCAAAACGACGGCGGCAAACCGTTAGCGTTAGATATCGATTTTAGCCAAGTAACCCGCTATGTCGAAGCCGATAAAGCTGCTAAACTTGCTGTAAGCAAAGAGGAGAAGAAAAAGCAGGCGGAAGAACGCAAAGAGGCACGGCAAAAACTCCGAGACCACTTCGGCTACGCAGAGGTGGATGGGCAACGTCTCGAGGTGGCAAACTGGACCGCCGAACCCAGCTGCTTATTTGCGGGACGCGGTGATCATCCGCAGCGGGGCAAATGGAAAGAAGGCCCCAGCCAAGAAGACATTACACTTAACCTTTCACCAAACACCCCCAACCCAGAGGGATGGAAAGGCAAAGTCACCTGGGAACCCAACAAGATGTATGTCGCCAAATGGATCGATAAACTCACAGGCAAAGTCAAATACGTCTGGTTCAGCGACACCGCATTTCTAAAGCAGAACCGTGAGATGGAGAAATTCAAAAAAGCCGAAAACCTAGGCAAACAAATCGGTCAAGTTGAAAAACACATCCTAAAAAACCTTGAAGCTAAAGAATTGGAACGCCGAAAAGTAGCCACAGTTGCTTGGCTTATCTTCGCGGTGAACATGAGGGTTGGCGACGAAAAGGACCCTGACGAAGCCGACACTGTAGGCGCCATCACCCTGCGTGATGAGCACATTAGCATCGAAGGCGACCAAGTTACCTTTGACTTCTTAGGCAAAGACAGCGTCCGATGGGTAAAAACCATCCAGGCCCCCGCCGCCGTCGTCAAGAACCTTGCTGCTTTCAAGAAGGACAAATCAGTCCAGTACCTCTTTGAAGGCATCGACAGCAAAAAAGTCAGCCGCTTCCTCTCCGAGAAAGTGCCTAAGCTCACCGCTAAGGTGTTTCGTACCTGGAAATGCACTAAAACCCTAAAAGAAGAACTGGACAAAAGCAGGGTAACCAAAGCTGACCCTGACTACAAAAAAACCTACGCGGCGAAAATGGCTAACTTCAAAGTCGCCGAAGTCGCTAACCACAAACGCAAAATCCCGCCCACCTTTGACCAACGTGTCGCAGAAAAAGAAGCCAACCTCAAAGAGCTCCAAGTTCAGCTGAAAACCAAAAAGGCAGAGGGCAAAAAAGTCGAGTCCATAGAAGCGCGTATTGAACGGGCTAAACTTGACATCGAACTCACCAAGCTCACCCGCGAATACAATCTGGGCACCTCGCTAAAAAGCTACATTGACCCCACAGCATATGTGAAGTGGGCTAAGAAAGTCAAGTTTGACATCGAAAAATTCTACCCTAAAACGCTACGCAGCAAGTTTAGCTGGGCGTTGCAACAGAAACGCAAAACCGAAGAATCCTGCCCCGAGTCCGAGTGCATCACCCCATGA
- the prf1 gene encoding peptide chain release factor aRF-1, giving the protein MSTEKKSSLELFRLRKTIDALARKEGSHTELITIYVPPDKQISDALNLLRNEYGTASNIKSNVTRKNVLDAIVKAQQKLKLFKDPGEKGIVIFTGALPQEGGGPGTERMESYVIVPPEPIRIFLYRCDSRFHTEHLQEMLREKEAYGILLVDANNATIATLQGKHLNIIMQMHSGVTGKTRAGGQSARRYERLRDMQLNEYYGRVAHHADEVFLPIDNLKGIILGGPGPTKYDFQKGNYLNYQLQNKILDVVDTAYVEEQGVKEVVDKAPDIMKKVRYIEEKEIMQKFLYEVGHDSGLITYGEAEVRRLMNSGAVRLVLLSEEVDLVRVIVKCSACNYEEQHTVKGKDLAAFEQGLVGKPCGGCQAPSLTVVDKKDLVDDLAELSQLTNTDIEVISTETEEGQMLKNAFGGIAAFLRFKL; this is encoded by the coding sequence TTGAGTACAGAAAAAAAGTCGTCTTTGGAGCTGTTTAGGCTAAGAAAAACAATCGATGCCCTAGCCCGCAAAGAAGGCAGCCACACCGAACTCATCACCATCTATGTGCCGCCCGACAAGCAAATCAGCGATGCCCTCAACCTGCTCCGCAACGAGTACGGCACCGCCAGTAACATCAAATCTAACGTGACCCGCAAAAACGTGCTTGACGCCATTGTGAAGGCACAGCAGAAACTCAAACTCTTCAAAGACCCCGGAGAAAAGGGCATAGTTATCTTCACCGGCGCATTGCCTCAAGAGGGCGGTGGACCGGGCACAGAACGCATGGAGTCCTATGTGATTGTGCCACCGGAGCCTATTCGGATTTTCCTTTATCGATGTGATAGCCGTTTTCACACGGAGCATCTGCAGGAGATGTTGCGTGAGAAGGAGGCTTATGGAATTTTGCTGGTGGATGCCAATAACGCCACCATCGCCACGTTGCAAGGCAAACACCTCAACATTATAATGCAGATGCATTCAGGTGTTACGGGCAAGACCCGTGCGGGTGGCCAGTCAGCGCGTCGGTATGAGCGTCTTCGCGACATGCAACTAAACGAGTATTACGGTCGTGTGGCGCATCATGCAGATGAAGTGTTTTTGCCAATCGACAACCTCAAGGGCATCATCCTTGGCGGTCCGGGTCCCACGAAGTATGATTTCCAGAAGGGTAATTACCTCAATTATCAGTTGCAAAACAAAATCCTTGACGTCGTGGACACCGCATATGTGGAGGAGCAGGGCGTGAAGGAAGTGGTGGATAAAGCGCCTGATATCATGAAAAAAGTCCGCTACATTGAAGAGAAAGAAATCATGCAGAAATTCCTCTACGAAGTCGGTCACGACAGTGGGCTTATTACTTATGGTGAAGCCGAGGTGCGTCGGTTAATGAATAGTGGCGCCGTGCGGCTGGTGCTGCTCTCTGAAGAGGTAGATTTGGTGCGTGTCATCGTGAAATGTAGCGCCTGCAACTATGAGGAGCAACATACAGTCAAAGGTAAAGACCTTGCCGCGTTTGAGCAGGGTCTAGTCGGCAAACCCTGCGGCGGTTGTCAAGCTCCCTCGCTCACAGTTGTGGATAAAAAAGACCTCGTGGACGACCTCGCCGAACTCTCACAACTAACAAACACCGACATCGAAGTCATTTCAACCGAAACCGAAGAAGGGCAGATGCTCAAAAACGCGTTTGGCGGCATAGCAGCCTTCCTACGATTCAAACTCTAA
- a CDS encoding nuclear transport factor 2 family protein: MKADSKTQNEVTSTLKQMFDAYQKRDLTAMLAVVAPDKDVIVIGSGADERSLGPEEFGKSAKRDWAQSETASINLGDTKVSMAGVIAWFAADVTFQFAIRGEQSKLPGRLTGVMEKREGKWLLMQMHFSTPSSQQQQGQSWPQA; this comes from the coding sequence ATGAAAGCTGATAGCAAAACGCAAAACGAAGTAACCTCCACGCTTAAGCAAATGTTTGATGCTTACCAAAAAAGAGACCTAACAGCCATGTTAGCAGTTGTAGCGCCCGACAAGGACGTGATAGTTATCGGTTCAGGCGCCGACGAACGCTCCCTTGGTCCTGAAGAATTCGGCAAAAGCGCCAAACGCGACTGGGCACAATCCGAAACCGCATCAATCAACCTTGGAGACACCAAAGTATCCATGGCAGGCGTGATTGCATGGTTTGCCGCGGACGTTACTTTCCAATTCGCCATCAGAGGAGAACAATCCAAGTTGCCAGGACGCTTAACAGGTGTTATGGAGAAGCGTGAGGGTAAGTGGCTGTTGATGCAGATGCATTTCTCTACGCCCAGTAGCCAGCAGCAACAGGGACAATCATGGCCCCAAGCATAA
- a CDS encoding putative metallopeptidase, whose product MPIKYYDAPEIKKQVDQLAQECEFYHVVPQFVFCVRSRGSKARRTIARIHGLGKIWQGVLNLPPSYTIEVISEIFDKMSPEDKERTLIHELMHIPGGFSGGFRPHKGYVERKNVEAVYKKLLSDRVARRQKQLFPR is encoded by the coding sequence GTGCCCATAAAATATTATGACGCCCCAGAAATCAAAAAACAAGTAGACCAACTAGCGCAAGAATGCGAGTTCTATCATGTGGTGCCCCAGTTTGTGTTCTGCGTCCGCAGCAGAGGCAGCAAAGCGCGTCGCACCATCGCCCGCATCCATGGGCTGGGCAAAATCTGGCAAGGCGTCCTCAACTTACCGCCATCTTACACCATCGAGGTCATCTCCGAGATTTTTGACAAGATGTCGCCTGAAGATAAAGAAAGAACGCTCATCCATGAACTCATGCACATCCCCGGCGGCTTTAGCGGAGGCTTTCGACCCCACAAGGGATATGTGGAACGCAAGAACGTTGAGGCAGTTTACAAGAAACTGTTAAGTGACCGTGTGGCGCGGCGTCAAAAACAGCTTTTTCCCCGATGA
- the fhcD gene encoding formylmethanofuran--tetrahydromethanopterin N-formyltransferase encodes MFYVKSPSGEVVQVQDTFAEMFPLWASRILITAQNEKWAQIAASVTTGFATSVIMAPAEAAIERYVPADQTPDKRPGVLVQIYNRDRFELKHQLMQRIGQCIMTCPTTTAFNGLTGKRVLAVGSSLRYFGDGWQKKALVGGRKCWKIPVMEGNFFVEDGFGAMEGVAGGNFMIFAKTQEQGLVASEAAVEAIRANAPDVIMPFPGGVCRSGSKAGSLKYKMKASTNQAYCPTLRTIVPDTVVPEGVTNVYEIVMNGLTLDAINKGMAEGVLASLSCPGIVKISAGNYGGKLGPFKAFLRDTIGAPAPAVPEAPPAKKAKA; translated from the coding sequence ATGTTTTACGTCAAATCGCCCTCCGGCGAGGTTGTACAGGTACAGGACACCTTTGCAGAGATGTTCCCGCTTTGGGCAAGCCGCATCCTCATCACCGCCCAAAACGAGAAATGGGCACAAATCGCCGCGTCCGTAACCACTGGGTTCGCCACAAGCGTCATCATGGCGCCCGCAGAAGCCGCCATCGAACGCTACGTACCCGCCGACCAAACCCCCGACAAACGCCCCGGCGTACTGGTACAAATCTACAATAGAGACCGATTCGAACTCAAACACCAACTCATGCAACGCATCGGGCAATGCATCATGACCTGCCCCACAACCACCGCATTCAACGGTTTAACTGGCAAACGCGTCCTCGCCGTCGGCAGCAGCCTCCGTTACTTTGGAGACGGCTGGCAGAAGAAAGCCCTAGTCGGCGGACGAAAATGTTGGAAAATCCCCGTTATGGAAGGCAACTTCTTCGTAGAAGACGGATTCGGCGCCATGGAAGGCGTCGCCGGCGGCAACTTTATGATATTCGCTAAAACTCAAGAGCAAGGCTTAGTCGCTTCTGAAGCAGCAGTCGAAGCCATACGCGCCAACGCCCCCGATGTCATAATGCCCTTCCCAGGAGGCGTATGTCGCAGTGGCAGCAAAGCAGGCTCACTCAAATACAAAATGAAAGCCTCCACCAACCAAGCCTACTGTCCCACCCTGCGCACCATCGTGCCCGACACCGTGGTTCCCGAAGGCGTAACCAACGTCTACGAGATCGTCATGAACGGCTTAACGCTGGACGCCATCAACAAAGGCATGGCTGAAGGCGTCTTAGCATCGCTGTCTTGCCCTGGAATTGTAAAAATCTCCGCAGGCAACTACGGCGGCAAACTCGGTCCTTTCAAGGCGTTTCTGCGTGATACAATCGGCGCACCCGCCCCAGCGGTTCCTGAAGCACCACCGGCAAAAAAGGCTAAAGCCTAA
- the ppcA gene encoding phosphoenolpyruvate carboxylase yields MEQIRIENSMSSPNEYRNIPKTMSTQHPDNANVPEWNKDEVINGNAEVMEAYYAYSNLGCQEVMWDSEGKDTDTRVARKLVQKYWDYFASHTIGEDVFLTYRIPNPKIEGAEKKIIVETLQNIPVAYDVASLVYKREVAPIFEVILPFTTEAKEIIMLYNYYKKAIVEAQDATLYEGTTVKDWIGNFNPKAIQVIPLVEDYDSILHVDKIVAPYLKAFKPRQQRVFIARSDPALNYGFISAVLLTKIGLSKLKALEKQQDTEIHPILGVGSKPFRGHLSPDNIDNFLEEYRGLSTVTIQSAFRYDYPQEQVKECIQILNQRLPNGTPHIIEDEDHEILTTILEKCRIQYERQIEVMAPFINSVAAYVPQRRARKLHIGLFGYSRCVAGVCLPRAISFAAALYSVGFPPEFIGAKALAELNDQEWTTLNKHYLKMHSDLKLVGEYVSIGNLNMLLEMSHAVAKRSGMAEDKLKEAITTAIEDLNTVEQKLGIKLGPKGVAQRKHENFTNNFLLSYLQKQDTEAKTALTESAKLRKCLG; encoded by the coding sequence ATGGAGCAAATTAGGATAGAAAACTCCATGAGCAGCCCAAACGAATATCGAAATATCCCCAAAACCATGTCCACCCAGCACCCCGACAACGCCAACGTGCCCGAGTGGAACAAAGACGAAGTCATCAACGGCAACGCCGAGGTTATGGAGGCATATTACGCATATAGCAATCTGGGCTGTCAAGAAGTCATGTGGGACAGCGAAGGCAAAGACACCGACACCCGCGTCGCCCGCAAACTCGTCCAAAAATACTGGGACTACTTTGCAAGCCACACCATCGGCGAAGACGTATTCCTCACATACCGTATCCCAAACCCCAAAATCGAGGGCGCCGAGAAAAAAATCATAGTTGAAACCTTACAGAACATCCCAGTCGCCTACGACGTGGCTTCGCTGGTTTACAAACGGGAAGTTGCCCCAATCTTTGAAGTTATCCTTCCGTTCACAACGGAAGCTAAAGAAATCATCATGCTCTACAACTACTACAAAAAAGCCATCGTCGAAGCCCAAGACGCCACCCTCTACGAGGGAACCACCGTCAAAGACTGGATAGGCAACTTCAACCCCAAAGCCATCCAAGTCATCCCCCTAGTCGAGGACTACGACAGCATCCTCCACGTAGACAAAATCGTGGCACCCTACCTTAAAGCCTTCAAACCCCGCCAGCAACGGGTCTTCATCGCACGCAGCGACCCCGCACTCAACTACGGCTTCATCTCCGCAGTGTTGCTCACCAAAATCGGGCTTAGCAAACTAAAAGCACTCGAAAAACAGCAAGACACAGAAATCCACCCGATTCTTGGCGTAGGTTCAAAACCGTTCCGTGGTCACCTTTCACCAGATAACATTGACAATTTCCTCGAAGAATACCGAGGCTTATCCACCGTCACTATCCAATCCGCCTTCCGCTACGATTACCCCCAAGAACAAGTCAAAGAATGCATCCAAATCCTCAACCAACGTCTCCCCAACGGCACCCCCCACATCATAGAAGACGAAGACCACGAAATCCTAACGACGATTTTAGAGAAGTGCCGAATACAATACGAACGCCAAATCGAGGTCATGGCGCCCTTTATCAACAGCGTCGCAGCATACGTGCCACAACGTAGAGCCCGCAAACTCCACATTGGACTCTTCGGATATAGCCGATGCGTCGCAGGCGTTTGCTTACCCCGAGCCATATCCTTCGCAGCTGCACTCTATAGCGTCGGGTTCCCTCCAGAATTCATAGGAGCCAAAGCACTCGCTGAACTTAACGATCAAGAATGGACTACCCTAAACAAGCACTACCTCAAAATGCACTCTGACCTCAAACTTGTCGGCGAATACGTCTCAATCGGCAACCTAAACATGCTCCTTGAAATGAGCCACGCAGTCGCCAAACGCTCAGGTATGGCAGAAGACAAACTCAAGGAAGCCATCACCACAGCTATAGAAGACCTCAACACCGTCGAACAAAAACTCGGCATCAAACTTGGACCCAAAGGTGTAGCTCAGCGTAAACATGAAAACTTCACCAACAACTTCCTACTCTCCTACCTACAAAAACAGGATACAGAAGCAAAAACGGCGCTCACAGAATCGGCGAAACTAAGAAAATGCCTCGGCTAG
- a CDS encoding DUF167 family protein, which translates to MSIKETQEGVLLTIYVKPNSPKFKLERDGDEFVVYATEEPQKGKVNKEILKETSKLLGTAVELVSGATSRQKVLLIRGKDKTALEAALSKRLI; encoded by the coding sequence ATGAGCATCAAGGAGACCCAAGAAGGCGTCCTCCTCACAATCTACGTGAAACCCAACAGCCCCAAATTCAAACTTGAACGAGACGGAGACGAATTCGTCGTTTACGCTACCGAGGAACCCCAGAAGGGCAAAGTTAACAAAGAAATCCTCAAAGAAACCAGCAAACTACTGGGCACCGCTGTGGAGCTTGTTTCGGGTGCGACATCGAGGCAAAAAGTGCTTTTAATCCGCGGCAAAGACAAAACAGCTCTAGAAGCCGCGTTAAGTAAACGGTTAATTTAG
- a CDS encoding PQQ-like beta-propeller repeat protein — translation MHKRLVLGASACLIVIVVSASLVLYAETLTPHYDTADGDSIVWQVGLEHFVDDFAVADGRVFIAETSGGGLQGYDANNGQLLWNQSIAGTQVAAFDGKVYVATNGLNVDQVNERTGEIENSYGVLGDEFSYKWSPTLFIADNKLFASHGSSIAVYSLETNQELWSNFMQHEVIGGASNALSNSTYIYVHYNPNRAATYRLNPNSGDEIWKYSGSTGAPITSGQQVILWNSLPSELIINGSIPQQYTMVCLDVNSAEKRWDFNTTSSIFEPIIREDVVLFAAHDGYFYALNISDGSLKWKINVDPLDVIKNSASIRGVYFFERTAKPLLDAENQSVYWTLIRTDIVKHYTTEESSPAGMVIAVDLQNASTKWYTPLNSSAACVGNGEMALLNNRLFVSGNAGLLCLNADSGGCLWERSFDHYVNIPIVYGNRVFVTADTYVISYK, via the coding sequence ATGCATAAGCGTCTTGTTTTAGGTGCCAGCGCATGCTTAATTGTTATCGTAGTTTCTGCTTCGCTGGTACTCTATGCAGAGACACTTACACCTCATTATGATACCGCTGATGGGGACAGTATCGTTTGGCAGGTTGGGTTAGAACATTTTGTGGATGATTTTGCCGTTGCAGATGGAAGAGTGTTCATAGCAGAGACCAGTGGGGGCGGTTTGCAGGGTTACGACGCGAACAATGGGCAGTTGCTTTGGAATCAAAGTATAGCGGGCACTCAAGTTGCTGCGTTTGACGGCAAAGTGTATGTTGCAACAAATGGGCTTAACGTAGACCAAGTTAATGAGCGTACAGGTGAAATTGAAAATTCTTATGGCGTTTTAGGGGATGAATTTTCATACAAGTGGAGCCCCACGTTATTCATCGCTGACAACAAATTGTTTGCATCCCACGGCAGCAGCATTGCCGTGTACAGTTTGGAGACTAACCAAGAACTCTGGTCCAATTTCATGCAGCATGAAGTGATTGGCGGCGCGAGCAACGCTTTGTCTAATAGCACTTACATCTATGTCCACTACAATCCTAATCGGGCGGCAACTTACCGTTTGAACCCCAATAGTGGAGATGAAATCTGGAAATATTCAGGCTCCACAGGTGCACCGATAACGTCAGGACAGCAGGTAATTTTGTGGAATTCTTTACCCAGTGAACTAATCATCAATGGAAGCATTCCGCAACAATACACAATGGTTTGTTTAGACGTTAACAGCGCAGAAAAACGCTGGGATTTTAACACAACCTCAAGCATCTTTGAACCCATCATACGCGAAGACGTGGTTTTGTTTGCTGCACATGACGGCTATTTTTACGCATTAAACATCTCAGATGGCAGTCTAAAATGGAAAATCAACGTTGACCCCCTTGACGTTATCAAGAACTCAGCCTCTATCAGAGGGGTTTACTTTTTCGAGAGGACAGCAAAACCGTTGCTTGATGCGGAAAATCAATCAGTCTATTGGACGCTTATTCGAACGGATATCGTCAAACATTATACCACAGAAGAGAGCAGTCCAGCAGGCATGGTTATTGCAGTGGATTTGCAAAATGCCAGCACCAAATGGTATACACCCCTCAACAGCAGCGCTGCATGTGTTGGCAATGGGGAGATGGCTTTGCTAAACAATCGACTGTTCGTCAGCGGCAATGCAGGTTTGCTGTGTTTAAACGCAGACTCAGGGGGTTGCCTGTGGGAGAGAAGCTTTGACCACTACGTCAACATACCCATAGTTTATGGAAACAGAGTGTTTGTGACTGCTGACACATACGTCATATCGTACAAATGA
- a CDS encoding acyltransferase family protein, whose translation MEGNNGVGYSPDLIRTIAIFLVVLVHCCGFPYFIDSDTITPQVVLGWFTSDVYGAFGYLGVPLFVMLSGALLLEPTKADEPLGVFFKKRFNRIAFPMIFWSIIYFIWSYYIHGKQLSLFNIAQGVIGGTYDHLWFLYLLIGLYAVTPILRVLVKHLDRKKFTLLLSLWFVGTVITPIIHTFTTLSFNPLMFIFMDWVGYFLLGTYLAKNKIRSGILYAAFIFGLLTAIIGDWLVTATLGHTYTGYFHGYLSFNMIIASAALFALLIAIPPSRAESRFGSVNRVIHWIGHNTLAIYLLHMIVLETLAIGLLGFTIPYIDNPIIRIPTMAAIVFVITAAIIYPLSKIPYLKRLIG comes from the coding sequence ATGGAGGGGAACAATGGGGTTGGTTATTCTCCAGACTTAATTCGCACAATAGCCATATTCCTAGTTGTTCTGGTGCACTGCTGTGGATTCCCCTATTTCATCGACTCAGACACAATCACTCCTCAGGTTGTTCTGGGGTGGTTCACATCGGATGTTTACGGCGCATTTGGCTACTTGGGTGTGCCCCTCTTTGTCATGCTATCAGGTGCATTGCTGCTTGAACCCACCAAAGCCGATGAACCGCTGGGTGTGTTCTTTAAGAAACGGTTTAACCGCATTGCATTTCCCATGATTTTTTGGAGCATTATCTACTTTATCTGGAGCTACTACATACACGGCAAACAATTATCGCTGTTCAACATTGCCCAAGGCGTAATCGGGGGAACCTACGATCACCTATGGTTTTTGTATCTGCTAATCGGACTCTACGCAGTAACACCCATACTCCGCGTGTTAGTCAAACATTTAGACCGAAAAAAATTCACCCTGCTACTTAGCCTGTGGTTCGTCGGCACCGTCATAACCCCGATAATCCACACCTTCACAACCCTTAGCTTCAATCCACTCATGTTTATTTTCATGGATTGGGTCGGCTACTTCCTGCTAGGCACTTATCTGGCGAAAAACAAAATCCGCTCAGGAATACTCTACGCCGCCTTCATTTTTGGATTATTAACAGCAATTATAGGCGACTGGCTCGTAACCGCCACGTTAGGCCACACCTACACAGGCTACTTCCATGGCTACTTAAGCTTCAACATGATAATCGCCTCCGCCGCCCTCTTCGCCCTACTAATCGCCATTCCACCCAGCCGCGCAGAAAGCCGTTTTGGCAGCGTTAACCGCGTGATTCACTGGATAGGGCACAATACGCTGGCGATTTACTTGCTGCACATGATTGTTCTTGAAACTCTTGCGATAGGGCTCTTGGGCTTCACCATACCCTACATAGATAACCCCATCATACGCATCCCCACCATGGCAGCGATAGTGTTTGTGATTACAGCAGCCATAATTTATCCCCTCTCAAAAATCCCCTACCTCAAACGATTAATCGGCTAA
- a CDS encoding D-fructose 1,6-bisphosphatase, translating into MSAQVNWQQIFAELKVNIWEAVKPCLCSLKSPLPDLGVGAGGDRTKPADLAAEGAIVDTLQRWGISFTLVSEESGIQAYGAKAESCYVTTDPIDGTTNLMHGLPFYAASIAISDKPMLAEVHAAMVADFIHNQTYTAIRGAGAYRNGTPIHTSKIVSLDDAVVGLDVNTYKTKPNIPTFAAIIENTRHTRHFGANALEVCYVADGSTDGFVDFRGKIRTTDVAAGFLILKEAGGIVSDPKNQPINVPLDPKQTLDFIASANMEIHKALLGLVKPNV; encoded by the coding sequence ATGTCAGCGCAGGTTAATTGGCAACAGATTTTCGCTGAATTGAAAGTTAACATTTGGGAGGCAGTTAAACCCTGCCTTTGCTCGCTAAAGTCGCCTTTGCCAGATTTGGGTGTGGGCGCAGGCGGAGACCGAACCAAACCCGCAGATTTAGCGGCAGAAGGCGCCATTGTTGACACACTCCAGCGCTGGGGGATCTCATTTACGTTGGTGAGTGAGGAATCTGGCATCCAAGCCTATGGCGCCAAAGCAGAATCGTGCTATGTGACGACTGACCCCATCGACGGAACCACCAACCTCATGCACGGGTTACCTTTCTACGCCGCATCCATCGCAATCTCGGACAAACCCATGCTTGCCGAGGTGCATGCCGCTATGGTTGCAGACTTTATCCATAATCAAACCTACACGGCAATCCGTGGAGCAGGCGCCTACCGCAACGGCACGCCCATTCATACATCCAAAATTGTGTCACTTGATGACGCCGTAGTAGGCTTAGATGTCAACACTTACAAAACTAAACCCAACATCCCCACTTTTGCAGCTATAATTGAGAACACTAGGCATACTAGGCATTTTGGCGCTAATGCGTTGGAGGTCTGCTACGTTGCGGATGGTTCAACGGATGGGTTTGTGGATTTTAGGGGCAAAATACGCACCACTGATGTCGCCGCAGGCTTTCTAATCCTTAAAGAGGCAGGCGGAATAGTGTCTGACCCAAAGAATCAGCCCATAAATGTTCCCTTAGACCCCAAGCAGACCCTTGACTTCATCGCATCCGCCAACATGGAAATCCATAAAGCACTATTGGGTCTGGTCAAACCAAATGTTTAG